A DNA window from Balneola sp. contains the following coding sequences:
- a CDS encoding AMP nucleosidase yields the protein MSDTLKLVKDQFSTEAELKKAIDKACDLMEEIYDSGQYPKMIVERTWSQHNPIIDGELAQPKAYRWYLKREIERLVTNGATVFVKPSRDVLPLNNPDLFDNLDENDWDITQKKLFLFRAERIDISLDRLEHYTGTKPEDFQRYILFTNYDMHVEVFLDKFPDCVKPARAGVQMPAYHHKMDNNSGLTLINIGVGPSNAKTITDHVGVLRPDAMVMVGHCGGLRNHQGIGDFVLANGYYRADKVLDDLFPIGIPISPNYVLNRYLKEVLDQHEMEHRIGTVYTTANRNWEFSKAKSVEEIHMSRSVAIDMESSTVATNGFRYRIPHATLLCVSDKPLHGKPKLSGAAQSFYQNSKEMHLEMVIEALQMVKDSYPEGLPNSSIRAFNEPLMGGSG from the coding sequence ATGTCAGACACGCTCAAATTGGTTAAAGATCAGTTTTCCACGGAGGCAGAACTTAAAAAAGCTATCGATAAAGCGTGCGATTTGATGGAGGAAATTTACGATTCTGGCCAATACCCCAAGATGATTGTTGAACGTACCTGGAGTCAACACAACCCTATTATTGACGGCGAACTTGCTCAACCCAAAGCTTACCGCTGGTATTTAAAGCGTGAAATTGAGCGACTGGTGACAAACGGAGCCACGGTTTTTGTAAAGCCTTCCCGCGATGTACTCCCATTAAACAATCCAGATTTATTTGATAACCTGGATGAAAATGACTGGGACATCACCCAAAAAAAACTCTTTCTATTTCGGGCTGAACGCATTGACATTTCGCTCGACCGACTTGAACATTACACCGGAACCAAGCCTGAAGATTTCCAGCGATATATTCTTTTCACTAACTATGACATGCACGTGGAAGTATTTCTGGACAAATTTCCGGATTGCGTAAAGCCAGCCCGAGCCGGTGTTCAGATGCCAGCTTATCATCACAAAATGGACAACAACTCCGGACTTACTCTCATTAACATCGGAGTTGGACCTTCCAATGCAAAAACCATTACCGATCATGTTGGAGTACTCCGACCGGATGCCATGGTTATGGTTGGTCACTGTGGCGGACTTCGAAACCACCAGGGGATAGGTGACTTTGTTCTAGCCAACGGGTACTACCGCGCTGATAAAGTGCTGGACGACTTGTTCCCAATCGGCATTCCCATTTCCCCAAACTACGTGCTCAACCGATATCTAAAAGAAGTGCTCGATCAGCATGAGATGGAGCACCGAATTGGAACCGTATATACTACCGCCAACCGAAACTGGGAGTTTTCTAAAGCGAAGTCGGTAGAGGAAATTCACATGAGCCGAAGCGTCGCAATTGATATGGAATCTTCGACAGTGGCTACTAATGGGTTCCGATATCGTATTCCTCATGCTACTCTTCTTTGCGTGAGTGATAAACCACTTCACGGCAAACCTAAGCTATCAGGTGCAGCACAGTCCTTTTACCAAAACTCTAAAGAGATGCATCTGGAAATGGTAATCGAAGCCCTTCAAATGGTGAAAGATTCCTATCCGGAAGGACTGCCCAACTCCAGCATCCGTGCCTTCAACGAACCCCTTATGGGCGGAAGTGGGTGA
- a CDS encoding gamma carbonic anhydrase family protein: MIYEFLKRSPQFDETAFVAPSADIIGDVTLGKECSVWFNTTIRGDVNYIQIGDQSNIQDNVCIHVMNQTGPTIIGEKVTVGHGAVVHGCTIKDRVLVGINATILDEAVIESDVIIAAGSLVPPGKTLESGFMYMGSPAKKTRKLTEEEIASIPKYATNYIKYSRAYQQKDTYDDNPFYSK, translated from the coding sequence ATGATTTACGAATTCCTGAAACGCTCCCCTCAATTTGATGAGACTGCTTTTGTGGCTCCAAGTGCAGATATAATTGGTGATGTAACCCTTGGCAAAGAATGCAGCGTTTGGTTTAATACAACTATTCGCGGGGATGTGAATTACATTCAAATTGGTGACCAAAGTAATATTCAGGACAATGTGTGTATTCACGTTATGAACCAAACCGGGCCTACTATAATCGGTGAGAAGGTGACGGTTGGACACGGAGCCGTTGTGCATGGTTGCACCATCAAAGATCGTGTACTTGTTGGAATCAATGCGACTATTTTAGATGAAGCGGTCATTGAATCGGATGTCATTATCGCAGCCGGGTCACTGGTGCCTCCCGGAAAAACCCTCGAAAGTGGCTTTATGTATATGGGTTCTCCGGCCAAAAAAACCAGAAAGCTTACTGAAGAAGAAATAGCTTCCATTCCTAAATACGCCACTAACTACATCAAATATTCCCGAGCGTATCAACAAAAAGATACTTACGACGACAATCCTTTCTACTCGAAGTAA
- a CDS encoding coproporphyrinogen III oxidase, translating into MSGIYIHIPFCKQACSYCDFYFVTRHQQKQDFVDELIKEIQAKKDTRFTHEPVRTIYFGGGTPSLLSPQQVESILEAIHSVFNVGLEEITLEINPDDVSRDYLAGLKSAGINRASMGVQSFNPDLLKFMNRAHTSEEALQCLEMLRDSAFKVFTVDLIYGNPGQSLDILQQDIETILQFNPPHVSAYSLTIEPQTRLGKQVKLGRLIPPKDDTVSDHFDLVVDKLGEAGIYQYEVSNYARPGSEAVHNSNYWRHENYLGLGPGAHSFWWNEDKRTAQRWSNEGNLKNYLNEGWRNPHELETLNLSDLAEERLMLGLRTKKGLDVDSLKTNYQFSLSNQQKSYLEKLQKNGKAELGQRIQLTTEGLKIADSILLDLITI; encoded by the coding sequence ATGAGCGGCATCTATATCCACATTCCTTTCTGTAAACAAGCCTGCTCGTACTGCGATTTCTATTTCGTGACCCGGCATCAGCAGAAACAGGACTTTGTGGATGAGCTGATTAAAGAAATTCAGGCCAAAAAAGATACCCGATTTACACATGAACCCGTTCGCACCATCTATTTTGGTGGCGGAACTCCTTCTCTTCTCAGCCCGCAACAAGTGGAATCTATTCTTGAAGCTATCCATTCTGTTTTCAATGTAGGGCTGGAAGAAATCACCCTCGAAATCAATCCGGATGATGTAAGCAGAGATTATTTGGCTGGGCTGAAGTCCGCTGGCATTAACCGTGCAAGCATGGGCGTTCAGTCGTTCAATCCCGATCTCCTGAAGTTTATGAATCGAGCCCATACATCAGAAGAAGCGCTGCAATGCCTTGAGATGTTAAGAGATTCTGCTTTCAAGGTTTTTACGGTTGATTTAATCTATGGAAACCCGGGGCAATCACTCGATATCTTACAACAGGACATTGAAACCATTCTTCAATTTAACCCTCCTCATGTTTCGGCTTATTCCTTGACCATTGAGCCTCAAACCCGACTGGGTAAACAGGTTAAACTTGGCCGCCTCATCCCTCCAAAGGATGATACCGTTTCAGATCATTTTGATTTAGTGGTCGATAAGCTTGGTGAGGCCGGTATTTATCAGTATGAGGTTAGCAATTATGCGCGGCCGGGCAGTGAGGCTGTTCATAATTCCAATTACTGGCGCCATGAAAATTATCTGGGTTTGGGTCCCGGAGCTCATTCATTTTGGTGGAATGAGGATAAAAGAACAGCTCAACGGTGGAGTAATGAGGGCAATCTAAAAAACTACCTGAATGAAGGCTGGAGAAACCCCCATGAACTTGAAACACTTAACCTTTCTGACCTTGCGGAAGAGCGTCTTATGCTTGGCCTTAGAACCAAAAAGGGGCTTGATGTGGATTCGCTGAAAACAAACTATCAGTTTAGCCTAAGCAACCAGCAGAAGTCTTATCTGGAAAAGCTTCAGAAAAATGGAAAGGCAGAACTTGGTCAGCGTATTCAGCTAACTACTGAAGGGCTTAAAATAGCCGACTCCATTCTCCTCGATTTAATAACAATCTAG
- the fahA gene encoding fumarylacetoacetase: MLTSFIDVHPDSNFPIQNLPYGAYRTEHGDIHLCSAIGEYIIDLYVLDEHELFDGPLLNNQLVFQDSTLNYFMSLGKPVWQEARKTLQSLLSNDNPKLRDDAGLRDLVFKLREDIEMVMPVQIEDYTDFYSSEQHAKNVGSMFRDPENALLPNWKHLPIGYHGRTSSIVLSGTEVHRPKGQILKKDAVQPAFEPSKNLDFELEVGFLTGPGNKLGESISVDEAEDHIFGMVLVNDWSARDIQKWEYQPLGPFLAKSWATSISPWIVTLDALEPFRFPSTPQDPTPLEYLNQKQRTTFDIELEVFLKTEKLSEPYKLCSSNFRHLYWTIAQQLAHQTAAGCNVRPGGLYASGTISGPTEDSYGSMLELAWKGTKPITLPSGETRTFLEDGDEVTMTGFAQGDNFRVGFGEVIGKISPAK, translated from the coding sequence ATGCTTACTTCTTTTATTGATGTTCACCCTGATTCCAATTTCCCCATACAAAACCTCCCCTATGGAGCCTACCGGACAGAACACGGTGATATACACCTTTGCTCAGCAATTGGTGAGTACATCATAGATCTTTACGTGCTGGATGAACATGAGCTTTTTGACGGACCTCTTCTAAACAACCAGCTTGTTTTTCAGGACTCAACACTTAATTATTTTATGAGCCTGGGCAAACCTGTCTGGCAAGAAGCACGAAAAACACTCCAATCCCTATTATCCAATGATAATCCCAAACTGCGCGATGATGCAGGACTTCGAGATCTGGTTTTCAAACTAAGAGAAGACATCGAGATGGTAATGCCGGTACAAATTGAAGATTACACCGATTTCTACTCTTCCGAGCAACATGCCAAAAATGTTGGATCTATGTTTCGAGATCCTGAAAATGCCCTGCTTCCGAACTGGAAACACCTTCCGATTGGCTATCATGGAAGGACCAGTTCTATTGTATTGAGTGGCACTGAAGTCCACCGCCCAAAAGGACAGATTCTAAAAAAAGATGCAGTCCAGCCTGCTTTCGAACCTTCAAAGAATCTGGATTTTGAGTTAGAGGTTGGGTTCTTAACCGGCCCGGGCAATAAGCTTGGAGAATCAATTTCCGTTGACGAAGCTGAAGATCATATCTTCGGAATGGTTCTCGTAAACGACTGGAGCGCCCGCGATATCCAGAAATGGGAGTACCAACCACTTGGCCCTTTTTTAGCCAAAAGCTGGGCTACTTCTATTTCTCCATGGATCGTTACTTTAGATGCACTCGAACCTTTTCGGTTTCCATCAACCCCACAAGATCCAACCCCTTTAGAATACCTCAATCAAAAACAACGTACGACTTTTGATATTGAACTTGAGGTCTTCCTTAAAACCGAAAAGCTTTCTGAACCTTACAAACTCTGCTCCTCCAACTTCCGCCATCTCTACTGGACCATAGCTCAACAGCTTGCCCATCAAACCGCTGCAGGGTGTAATGTACGACCGGGCGGCCTCTATGCCTCGGGCACCATCAGCGGCCCTACCGAAGACAGCTATGGAAGCATGCTGGAATTAGCCTGGAAAGGAACCAAGCCTATTACATTGCCTTCAGGCGAAACAAGAACTTTCCTTGAAGATGGAGATGAAGTTACGATGACCGGCTTTGCTCAAGGAGACAACTTCCGAGTTGGTTTTGGTGAAGTTATTGGGAAAATCTCACCTGCCAAGTGA
- a CDS encoding RNA pseudouridine synthase, translated as MHSRKVRIVEPYPITYRFTVKSEFNGKPLLELMTTRFPFHGAKVWESKIKAGLVGVNGSEADSNYILSKHDQVYHHNPKVVEPSVPDEVEVLEQTDDYLIVFKPAPLPMHPGGRYNKNSLTAILEEQGFENLRIVHRLDAVTSGLVLLARNKAFAQQAMIAFSESKVKKTYFAHISGNPKENVITIDSPIRRKNGFVFESKLGLNQAKEAITHFEVVERSGKSTLIKCSPKTGRTHQIRLHLEQWGYPIIDDPIYGINGDKSSRKAQKAGISLLNAGLEIEELGVKYFLDRSEILNVRY; from the coding sequence CTGCACAGTCGTAAAGTTCGGATTGTAGAGCCTTATCCTATTACGTATCGGTTTACGGTGAAATCGGAGTTCAATGGGAAACCTCTGCTCGAATTAATGACCACCCGATTTCCATTTCACGGTGCAAAGGTTTGGGAGTCTAAAATAAAGGCCGGGCTTGTTGGGGTGAATGGAAGTGAAGCAGATTCAAATTACATTCTTTCTAAACACGATCAAGTCTATCATCATAACCCTAAAGTCGTGGAGCCTTCCGTTCCCGATGAAGTTGAAGTATTGGAGCAAACCGATGATTACCTCATTGTATTTAAACCCGCTCCATTGCCGATGCATCCCGGTGGCCGGTATAACAAAAACTCGCTGACGGCTATTCTGGAAGAGCAGGGATTCGAGAACTTACGAATTGTTCACCGGCTTGATGCTGTAACTTCAGGGCTCGTACTCTTAGCTCGCAATAAAGCCTTTGCTCAACAGGCGATGATTGCCTTTAGTGAATCTAAAGTCAAAAAAACCTACTTCGCTCACATCTCTGGAAATCCAAAAGAGAATGTAATCACCATCGACTCTCCCATTCGAAGAAAAAATGGATTTGTCTTTGAAAGTAAGCTTGGGCTTAATCAGGCTAAAGAAGCCATCACGCATTTTGAAGTTGTAGAGCGGTCAGGGAAATCTACCTTAATTAAATGCTCCCCAAAAACAGGCCGTACGCATCAGATACGATTACATCTCGAACAATGGGGCTATCCTATCATCGATGATCCTATTTATGGGATTAATGGTGATAAAAGCAGCAGGAAGGCTCAGAAAGCAGGAATCAGCTTACTCAATGCCGGACTGGAAATAGAAGAGCTTGGGGTGAAGTATTTTCTTGATAGAAGTGAGATTCTAAACGTAAGATATTAG
- a CDS encoding alpha/beta hydrolase, which translates to MSENHTFKYQDQEIAYEKAGNGKPLVILHGWGSSKRAMMPVAQNLAQLRTSYVIDLPGFGDSPEPSGAWAIDDYADAIQAFIESLEEDKVDLLVHSFGGRIMLKLCAREFGKSHVDKVLITGGAGMKPKRSLKFYIRKYTAKILKAPFMILPGSLRAKALGWLRTTAVWKSLGSSDYSKLSGVMRETFVKSVTEYLESSLPNIPHEVLLLWGRNDDATPVYQGQRIEKGINNAALVIIEDAGHYAFLDKPKQFARIAEAFFKG; encoded by the coding sequence ATGTCAGAAAACCACACATTCAAATATCAGGATCAGGAAATTGCCTACGAAAAAGCCGGCAATGGGAAGCCATTAGTAATACTGCACGGCTGGGGAAGCAGTAAGCGAGCAATGATGCCGGTCGCCCAAAACCTTGCTCAACTTAGAACGAGCTATGTGATAGACCTTCCCGGTTTTGGAGATTCGCCAGAACCTTCCGGGGCTTGGGCCATTGATGATTATGCGGACGCTATTCAGGCTTTTATAGAATCCTTAGAAGAGGATAAAGTTGACCTGCTGGTGCACTCATTCGGCGGACGAATTATGCTGAAGCTGTGTGCCAGAGAGTTTGGGAAATCTCATGTCGATAAGGTCCTGATTACGGGTGGAGCAGGCATGAAGCCAAAGCGCTCATTAAAATTCTATATCAGGAAATACACAGCCAAAATTCTGAAAGCACCTTTTATGATTTTACCCGGATCACTCCGAGCCAAAGCGCTGGGATGGTTGCGGACTACAGCCGTCTGGAAAAGCTTGGGCTCAAGCGACTACAGTAAACTGTCGGGGGTTATGAGAGAAACTTTCGTGAAGTCAGTGACGGAATATTTAGAATCTTCACTTCCAAATATTCCGCATGAAGTGCTTTTACTTTGGGGAAGAAATGATGATGCAACTCCTGTATATCAGGGACAGCGAATTGAAAAAGGAATTAATAATGCCGCACTGGTCATTATCGAAGATGCCGGTCACTATGCCTTTCTCGATAAGCCCAAGCAGTTTGCGAGGATAGCAGAAGCTTTTTTTAAGGGTTAA
- a CDS encoding response regulator, with the protein MPKILWADDEIDHLQSHIIFLEKKGFEITPVSNGDDAVSMISSEPFDIVYLDEQMPGMGGLETLEKIKAIQPSMPVVMITKSEEESIMEDAIGGKISDYLIKPVNPNQILLTTKRLLERSRLQSEKSAQTYLKQFNELSSRIHPGTHWKEWIDIYKELTNWQIDLGDSDEGLVQVLDDQFQQANKEFGKFLNQEYKDWVQKDDSRPLLSHEIFKKYVNPRLEKDEKVMFFLVDCMRYDQWLVFEPVLSKYFSIDTDFYYSILPTATPYSRNAIFSGLYPADIERMYPELWQQGQDESSLNRHEEELLQKQLNRDGIDINFKYEKILNADAGRKVADKIGSYAQSKLAAFVFNFVDTLVHSRSDSDVIKELAPDVSAFRAVTEAWFQHSSLLQMFKGLAKEDVTLIITTDHGSVRALRDTKVYGDKDTATNLRYKYGRNLKADEADSVIFMDDPEQYRLPKVGSVNNYMIAREDYYFVYPTNYHKYQNRYRDTFQHGGASMEEMILPVATLKPK; encoded by the coding sequence ATGCCAAAAATACTTTGGGCAGATGATGAAATCGATCACCTGCAATCACATATTATATTTTTAGAAAAAAAAGGATTTGAAATCACACCGGTATCTAACGGGGATGATGCCGTCAGTATGATATCCTCCGAACCATTCGATATCGTGTATTTGGATGAGCAGATGCCGGGTATGGGCGGACTGGAAACCCTCGAGAAAATCAAAGCCATTCAGCCTTCTATGCCGGTGGTTATGATTACCAAGAGTGAGGAGGAATCGATCATGGAAGATGCCATTGGAGGTAAGATCTCTGATTATCTCATCAAGCCGGTAAATCCGAACCAGATTTTACTCACTACAAAGAGGCTGCTTGAGCGAAGCCGACTTCAATCTGAGAAATCTGCCCAAACATATCTTAAGCAGTTCAATGAGCTTTCGTCTCGCATTCACCCCGGAACGCACTGGAAAGAATGGATAGATATTTATAAAGAGCTTACCAACTGGCAAATTGATCTGGGTGATAGTGATGAAGGCTTGGTTCAGGTCCTCGACGATCAGTTTCAGCAGGCAAATAAGGAATTTGGAAAGTTTCTGAATCAGGAATATAAAGACTGGGTTCAAAAGGATGACAGCCGGCCTTTATTATCGCATGAAATTTTCAAGAAGTATGTGAACCCTCGTTTAGAGAAGGATGAAAAAGTGATGTTCTTTCTCGTTGATTGTATGCGGTACGATCAATGGCTCGTTTTTGAGCCGGTGCTATCGAAGTACTTCTCAATCGATACGGATTTCTACTATTCTATTTTACCTACCGCAACGCCTTATTCCCGAAATGCTATTTTCTCAGGACTATATCCGGCTGATATAGAGCGCATGTATCCGGAACTATGGCAACAGGGTCAGGACGAGTCTTCACTGAACCGCCACGAAGAAGAGCTGCTTCAAAAACAACTGAATCGAGATGGTATTGACATTAATTTCAAATATGAAAAAATACTGAATGCCGATGCCGGCCGAAAAGTTGCCGATAAAATTGGCAGTTATGCTCAATCTAAACTGGCAGCCTTTGTGTTTAATTTTGTAGATACGCTGGTCCACTCCCGCTCAGATTCTGATGTTATTAAAGAACTGGCACCCGATGTTTCCGCTTTCCGGGCCGTTACGGAAGCTTGGTTTCAGCACTCTTCTCTGCTGCAAATGTTCAAAGGATTGGCAAAAGAAGATGTTACTCTAATCATCACTACCGACCACGGCTCGGTTCGTGCTTTGCGCGACACTAAGGTTTATGGTGATAAGGACACCGCCACTAATCTTCGCTACAAATATGGCCGCAACTTAAAGGCTGATGAAGCTGATTCTGTAATTTTCATGGACGACCCTGAGCAGTATCGCCTTCCCAAAGTCGGATCCGTCAATAACTATATGATTGCCCGTGAAGACTACTACTTTGTGTATCCAACCAACTACCATAAATACCAAAACCGGTACCGTGATACTTTTCAGCATGGTGGTGCTTCGATGGAAGAGATGATTTTACCGGTAGCCACTCTAAAACCTAAGTAG
- a CDS encoding tRNA (adenosine(37)-N6)-threonylcarbamoyltransferase complex ATPase subunit type 1 TsaE, with protein MQSTESTSVEETIRVGFEFGKQLEAGDVVCLDGDLGAGKTHFVKGVASYFGINPEKVSSPTYTLIHEYSGELPVYHFDCYRLKHEQEALEIGAEEYFYGDGVCLVEWPKRIEGLIPEEAIWIEISHLSDSKRKINIHQKK; from the coding sequence GTGCAGTCAACTGAGAGTACATCCGTGGAAGAAACCATTCGTGTTGGTTTTGAGTTTGGCAAACAGCTTGAAGCAGGGGATGTTGTATGCCTGGATGGTGATTTAGGGGCCGGTAAAACGCACTTCGTTAAAGGCGTTGCTTCTTATTTTGGGATTAATCCTGAAAAAGTCAGCTCACCTACCTATACTTTGATCCATGAATATTCCGGGGAACTTCCCGTGTATCACTTTGATTGTTATCGACTGAAGCACGAACAGGAAGCTCTGGAAATTGGAGCTGAAGAATACTTTTACGGTGATGGCGTTTGTTTAGTCGAATGGCCGAAAAGAATTGAAGGCCTGATTCCTGAAGAGGCAATCTGGATTGAGATTTCGCACCTTTCAGATTCAAAACGAAAAATTAATATTCATCAGAAGAAGTAA
- a CDS encoding nicotinamide mononucleotide transporter, which translates to MSMEYIIEGIINGIIQTTTLEWIAVATGLMSVWFSMKENILVYPTGIISVLIYVYLAFQYKLYADMGVNFYYFVMSVYGWYFWLHPKSKDREQVRVTINNQKENLITAALLLGSFAILYFVLTNFTDSDVPFWDSTTTSFAIAGMWLMARKKIENWVAWIITDIISVPLYFYKGLVLTSFQFLIFTGLAFAGYLAWKKSMEKVAES; encoded by the coding sequence ATATCCATGGAATACATCATCGAAGGTATTATAAACGGCATCATCCAAACCACCACTTTGGAGTGGATTGCCGTGGCTACCGGTTTGATGAGCGTTTGGTTTTCCATGAAAGAGAACATTCTGGTTTATCCCACAGGAATCATCAGTGTATTGATTTATGTGTACCTCGCCTTTCAGTATAAACTCTATGCTGATATGGGCGTCAATTTCTATTACTTCGTGATGAGTGTGTATGGCTGGTACTTCTGGCTTCATCCCAAAAGTAAAGATCGGGAACAGGTTCGGGTGACTATCAACAACCAAAAAGAAAACCTGATTACCGCTGCTCTGTTATTGGGCTCCTTTGCCATCCTGTATTTTGTGCTTACTAACTTTACCGATAGCGATGTGCCTTTCTGGGATTCTACCACTACCAGTTTTGCTATAGCCGGAATGTGGCTGATGGCTCGGAAGAAAATCGAAAACTGGGTTGCCTGGATCATCACCGATATTATTTCCGTGCCTCTTTATTTCTACAAAGGATTGGTTCTCACCAGTTTCCAGTTCCTTATTTTTACTGGCTTAGCTTTTGCAGGATACCTCGCCTGGAAGAAGTCGATGGAAAAAGTAGCTGAGAGTTAA
- a CDS encoding thiamine diphosphokinase, with the protein MHAVIVSNGFPPGKELLKEELKSVKIIIGADGGGNTLIKNKVKPDVVIGDLDSFVKPETVDFEIIKDPDQETNDLEKALSLALKRGAKTCVVLGAFGKRMDHSLKNLSVLSQFHPKFENLMFVDESLTAQMVTSTFKAERPIGSIVSLFPLSGKVSGVTTKGLKFQLNGEALENGKRDGTSNENNEREFSIEIEEGELAVFLENTVE; encoded by the coding sequence ATGCACGCAGTTATAGTTAGTAACGGATTTCCGCCGGGCAAAGAATTATTGAAAGAAGAACTGAAGTCAGTGAAAATCATAATTGGTGCGGATGGAGGTGGGAATACCTTGATCAAAAATAAGGTGAAACCGGATGTGGTAATTGGCGATTTAGACAGTTTTGTAAAGCCGGAAACGGTTGACTTTGAAATCATCAAAGATCCTGATCAGGAAACTAATGACTTGGAGAAAGCACTTTCATTAGCACTGAAAAGAGGGGCCAAAACCTGTGTGGTGTTAGGCGCTTTTGGTAAGCGGATGGATCACTCTTTGAAAAACCTGTCTGTTCTCAGTCAATTTCACCCCAAATTTGAAAACCTGATGTTTGTGGATGAGAGTCTGACCGCTCAAATGGTGACTTCAACTTTTAAAGCTGAGCGGCCAATTGGCAGTATCGTTTCATTATTTCCATTATCAGGAAAAGTAAGTGGGGTTACTACAAAGGGATTGAAGTTTCAGCTAAACGGGGAAGCATTAGAAAACGGAAAACGGGATGGGACTTCTAATGAAAATAATGAACGAGAATTTTCTATAGAAATTGAAGAAGGAGAGCTAGCTGTTTTTCTGGAGAATACGGTAGAGTAG
- a CDS encoding DHH family phosphoesterase, producing MFKNFISKIQKHQKVAVFSHVRPDGDCLGSQVALSLWLQKNGIDTTAFNEDSIPQNMEWLLNFFPIIKPAKNHLTDFDAFVVVDGNALHRFGETAEYLSELGKPIYMIDHHPDPDNIFEEFVSEVSASSTCELVHKLYSEHDPDQIDEHAAKAMYLGLVTDTGSFQFDSVKPGTLSAGADLLKRGGFTPNVITEKIYSSRPLKQLKLLSMALETIELHVDGQISTITITEEMFEQTGTSNEDTEGFVQYPLSIEGVKACVLFREDGDRVKLSLRSQSNIDVNKWARRFNGGGHKKAAGAWHAGPVKKAMEEVISVGQEQL from the coding sequence ATGTTTAAAAACTTTATTTCAAAAATTCAGAAACATCAAAAAGTAGCTGTTTTCTCTCACGTTCGTCCCGATGGGGACTGCCTTGGGTCTCAGGTTGCACTTAGCTTATGGCTGCAGAAAAACGGGATTGATACTACTGCTTTTAATGAAGACTCCATCCCTCAAAACATGGAGTGGTTGCTCAATTTTTTCCCCATCATAAAACCTGCTAAAAATCATCTCACTGATTTCGATGCCTTTGTGGTTGTAGATGGAAATGCTTTACACCGTTTTGGTGAAACTGCTGAGTACCTATCGGAATTGGGGAAGCCTATTTATATGATTGACCACCACCCCGACCCTGATAATATTTTTGAGGAGTTTGTTTCGGAGGTGAGTGCTTCTTCCACCTGTGAACTTGTTCATAAACTCTACAGCGAGCATGATCCTGATCAAATTGATGAGCACGCAGCCAAAGCGATGTATCTGGGACTGGTAACCGATACTGGTTCATTCCAATTTGACAGCGTGAAACCGGGAACGCTAAGTGCCGGTGCTGATTTGCTGAAACGAGGTGGTTTTACCCCAAATGTAATAACGGAGAAGATTTACAGTTCTCGTCCGTTAAAGCAATTGAAGCTGCTCAGCATGGCGCTCGAAACCATCGAACTACACGTAGATGGACAAATTTCTACCATCACTATCACTGAAGAAATGTTTGAGCAAACCGGGACATCAAACGAAGACACCGAAGGCTTTGTGCAGTATCCGCTGAGCATTGAAGGCGTCAAAGCCTGTGTGCTATTTCGTGAAGATGGCGACCGGGTGAAGTTAAGCCTGCGTTCACAAAGCAATATAGATGTAAACAAGTGGGCGCGCCGCTTTAACGGTGGTGGTCATAAAAAAGCAGCTGGAGCCTGGCATGCCGGTCCGGTTAAAAAAGCTATGGAAGAAGTAATTAGCGTAGGGCAAGAACAATTATAG